A single genomic interval of Arachis duranensis cultivar V14167 chromosome 7, aradu.V14167.gnm2.J7QH, whole genome shotgun sequence harbors:
- the LOC110273726 gene encoding uncharacterized protein LOC110273726: MKGVMKFGKRGKLNPRYIGSFEILDRIDAVAYRLALPPELSMIHPVFHVSMLRKYLSYPSHVLAPQAIELKEDLSFEEDPVAIVDRQVKKLCSKEIASVKVIWKNHSIEEAT, encoded by the coding sequence ATGAAAGGAGTGATGAAGTTTGGGAAGAGAGGCAAGCTTAATCCTCGTTACATTGGTTCATTTGAGATTTTGGATAGAATAGATGCAGTTGCTTATCGCTTGGCATTGCCGCCTGAGTTGTCTATGATTCATCCAGTCTTTCACGTATCAATGTTGCGCAAATATCTTTCCTACCCATCTCATGTGCTTGCACCACAAGCCATAGAGCTAAAGGAGGATTTATCATTTGAAGAGGACCCAGTGGCTATAGTTGATCGGCAAGTAAAGAAACTATGTTCTAAAGAGATAGCATCTGTAAAAGTTATTTGGAAGAATCATTCGATAGAAGAAGCAACTTAG